One window of Polynucleobacter sp. HIN5 genomic DNA carries:
- a CDS encoding lytic transglycosylase domain-containing protein: MNQNFAFMPKHPIKHFLLLAVLVLCLGAWESGFAKKSNVSKSSPGQPALYELTEADKLFIELRDAARRNDVPKTQQLSAQLSNYPDTDYVRYFRIKPQMFDKGNEARADSSVDEEVGAFLKTYEGTAIGDRMRNDWLLVLGKRKDWAQFDQEYPKFVLDDDTNVKCYALHSRLVKQEDAKRVGQDALKIMIDPRQFGSACQELVPALVQANGLSNSQARALGRAAAEMNFETAGRRIGGEDSIASIVRSARADPSKTYRDFLQTNLRYNKEDQAQAWGVIGQFLAKRLDRNAYDAYRRQQQLGFNSLLSAETQEWKVRTALRAHDWELVRESIGSMNPVVRQRDPAWTYWYGRSLKELGDPEKANAQFQLLEDQFNFYGQLAREELGKPIVIPPKVKVSDADIKEMGKRPGFTRAERFYAMNLRFEGNREWNWELRGMSDRQLLAAAEYAKRIHLYDRTVNTADRTKGEHDFGLRYPMPFKDQLSPIAKNIDLNLAWAYGLIRQESRFITNASSSVGASGLMQVMPNTAKYVAKKIGMNSYTNERLKETQTNLTLGSHYLNMVLKDLDDSWVLASAAYNAGPSRPKSWRERLNQSTEGAIFVESIPFNETRTYVKNVLANASYYSLLMDGQTTPMKQRLGVIAPKTAVLSELP, encoded by the coding sequence ATGAATCAAAATTTTGCATTTATGCCAAAACACCCGATCAAGCACTTTCTTCTTTTAGCGGTCCTAGTACTTTGCTTGGGTGCCTGGGAAAGCGGCTTTGCTAAAAAGTCGAATGTCAGCAAATCTTCCCCGGGCCAGCCCGCTCTGTATGAACTCACTGAAGCGGATAAATTATTTATTGAGTTACGCGATGCCGCACGGCGAAATGATGTGCCAAAAACTCAACAGCTCTCAGCGCAATTAAGTAACTATCCAGATACAGATTATGTTCGGTATTTTCGGATCAAGCCGCAAATGTTTGATAAAGGGAATGAAGCAAGAGCTGACTCCTCAGTCGATGAGGAGGTTGGCGCTTTTCTAAAAACCTATGAGGGGACCGCGATCGGCGATCGGATGCGTAATGATTGGTTATTGGTTCTTGGTAAACGGAAAGATTGGGCTCAGTTTGATCAGGAATATCCCAAATTTGTCTTAGATGACGATACCAATGTGAAGTGTTATGCGCTTCATTCACGACTTGTGAAGCAAGAGGACGCAAAGCGAGTTGGTCAAGATGCACTCAAAATCATGATTGATCCACGCCAGTTTGGATCAGCTTGCCAAGAGTTGGTACCGGCATTAGTCCAGGCAAATGGTCTATCCAACTCTCAGGCCAGAGCGCTTGGTCGCGCTGCTGCTGAAATGAATTTTGAAACCGCAGGGCGACGCATTGGTGGAGAAGATTCGATTGCTAGCATTGTGCGCAGCGCAAGGGCGGATCCGAGTAAAACCTACCGTGACTTTTTGCAAACCAACTTACGCTATAACAAAGAAGATCAAGCGCAGGCATGGGGTGTGATTGGGCAATTTTTAGCGAAGCGCCTAGATCGAAATGCATACGATGCCTATCGACGCCAACAACAATTAGGTTTTAATTCTTTGCTATCCGCAGAAACGCAGGAATGGAAAGTGCGTACAGCCTTACGAGCTCATGATTGGGAGCTGGTGCGCGAGTCGATTGGATCGATGAATCCGGTCGTTCGTCAGCGTGATCCTGCATGGACCTATTGGTACGGAAGGTCATTGAAAGAATTGGGAGACCCTGAGAAAGCCAATGCGCAGTTTCAATTACTCGAAGACCAGTTTAATTTTTATGGACAGTTAGCGCGCGAGGAGTTGGGTAAACCGATTGTGATTCCACCTAAGGTAAAAGTTAGCGATGCTGACATCAAAGAGATGGGGAAACGCCCTGGATTTACTCGGGCTGAGCGTTTTTATGCCATGAATCTTCGCTTTGAAGGAAATCGTGAGTGGAACTGGGAGTTGCGCGGCATGAGCGATCGCCAATTACTAGCTGCCGCAGAATATGCCAAACGAATCCATTTATATGATCGAACAGTCAATACAGCTGATCGTACGAAAGGCGAGCATGATTTTGGCTTGCGTTATCCAATGCCCTTTAAAGATCAACTCAGTCCGATTGCTAAAAATATTGATTTGAACTTAGCCTGGGCCTATGGTTTGATCCGTCAAGAGTCTCGGTTTATTACCAATGCCTCATCGTCAGTGGGCGCTTCGGGTTTGATGCAAGTGATGCCCAATACCGCGAAGTATGTTGCTAAGAAAATTGGCATGAATTCGTATACCAATGAACGTCTTAAAGAGACGCAAACCAATTTGACCTTGGGAAGTCATTACTTAAATATGGTTTTAAAAGACCTCGATGATTCTTGGGTATTGGCATCCGCCGCCTATAATGCCGGCCCATCTCGGCCAAAATCGTGGCGAGAACGATTAAATCAATCCACTGAGGGTGCAATTTTTGTGGAATCCATTCCCTTTAATGAGACTCGTACCTACGTGAAGAATGTGCTTGCCAACGCGAGCTACTATTCGCTTTTAATGGATGGGCAAACCACTCCCATGAAACAACGGCTTGGAGTGATTGCGCCTAAAACTGCTGTATTGAGTGAACTACCATGA
- the ttcA gene encoding tRNA 2-thiocytidine(32) synthetase TtcA gives MVDPRKQAFEENKLDKKLCRLVGQAIGDFGMIADGDKVMVCLSGGKDSYTLLDILLKLRERAPISFDLVAVNLDQKQPNFPSDTLPNYLRQLNIPFHIEEQDTYSIVKRVIPEGKTTCGLCSRLRRGILYRVADELGATKIALGHHRDDILETLLLNMFYGGKLKAMPPKLRSDDGRHLVIRPLAYVPEKLIERYAQSMEFPIIPCDLCGSQPNLQRAAMKKLLREWEKEFPGRIENLFRSLHHIVPSHLLDQDAFDFQNLSIHSDLTQFVKSYEGDRAIDEGVDVCATTEPSWSSLTWIDKD, from the coding sequence ATGGTTGACCCCCGCAAGCAAGCATTTGAAGAGAATAAGTTAGATAAAAAACTATGCCGCCTGGTTGGTCAGGCTATCGGTGATTTTGGCATGATTGCCGATGGCGATAAGGTGATGGTATGTCTGTCCGGTGGTAAGGATAGCTATACCTTGCTTGATATTTTATTGAAGTTGCGTGAGCGGGCGCCAATTTCATTTGATCTAGTCGCTGTGAACTTAGATCAAAAACAGCCCAATTTTCCCAGTGACACGCTACCTAATTATTTACGCCAACTCAATATCCCTTTTCATATTGAAGAGCAAGATACCTATAGTATTGTGAAGCGGGTGATTCCTGAGGGCAAGACAACTTGTGGATTGTGTTCTCGTTTGCGACGCGGAATTTTGTATCGAGTGGCCGATGAGCTTGGGGCAACTAAGATTGCCTTGGGGCATCACCGAGACGACATCCTAGAAACATTACTGCTCAATATGTTTTATGGAGGTAAGCTAAAGGCAATGCCACCCAAATTACGCTCAGATGATGGACGTCATTTGGTCATTCGGCCGCTAGCCTATGTTCCTGAAAAGTTGATTGAGCGCTATGCGCAATCGATGGAGTTTCCAATTATTCCTTGTGATCTATGTGGCAGCCAGCCAAACCTGCAAAGGGCTGCCATGAAGAAATTATTACGTGAATGGGAAAAAGAATTTCCTGGTCGGATTGAAAACTTGTTTCGCTCCCTGCATCACATTGTTCCATCCCATCTATTGGATCAAGATGCCTTTGATTTTCAGAATCTATCCATTCATTCAGATTTGACCCAGTTCGTTAAATCGTATGAAGGCGACCGTGCAATTGATGAAGGAGTTGATGTATGTGCTACAACAGAGCCTTCCTGGTCTTCGCTCACCTGGATCGATAAAGATTAG
- a CDS encoding class I SAM-dependent methyltransferase, producing the protein MDINLTQAQVEHLKAILTKISHEIQEKGGWIPFSRYMELALYQPNLGYYTSALEKFGRSGDFITAPEISPFFGQTIVNTILPVLEGLRKQGQPTRIIEIGAGTGQLAKTILLDLHRCGFDLDEYHIIDVSANLIERQQALLLDTCQGHGIQTCCLWHTDVLPAFHGVILANEVLDAIPCERIVYQNHAWHYAGVGLGTEPDQFLISVSGEKLGVQPLIDCASDGYMTEIHPQAEAWFAKVIDRLEQGLLLMIDYGFRQQEYYHPQRNTGTLMAHFHHQALSNVLALPGISDITCHINFSNLLHSIENEENSQSFFSSQASYLLDAGIADLVLQQSDPRDPQQMIAISNGIQKLISEAEMGELFKVLAFGKNLKGLGLDLYALPGFGGRNRVY; encoded by the coding sequence ATGGATATTAACCTGACACAGGCGCAAGTGGAGCATTTAAAGGCTATCCTAACCAAAATTTCCCATGAAATTCAGGAAAAAGGCGGTTGGATTCCCTTTTCACGCTACATGGAGCTCGCCCTGTATCAGCCAAACCTTGGTTATTACACCAGCGCCCTAGAAAAATTTGGTCGTTCTGGTGACTTCATCACTGCCCCTGAAATCAGTCCATTTTTTGGCCAAACCATCGTTAATACGATTCTGCCGGTGCTAGAGGGCTTAAGAAAGCAGGGACAACCGACTCGTATCATTGAAATCGGTGCGGGGACTGGACAGCTTGCCAAGACGATCCTGTTAGATCTACACCGTTGCGGCTTTGACCTAGATGAATATCACATCATTGATGTGTCAGCGAATTTGATTGAGCGTCAACAGGCATTACTCCTGGACACTTGCCAAGGTCATGGGATTCAAACATGTTGCCTGTGGCATACAGATGTGTTGCCGGCTTTTCATGGAGTCATTCTGGCTAATGAAGTACTCGATGCGATTCCCTGTGAACGCATTGTGTATCAAAACCATGCCTGGCACTATGCCGGGGTGGGACTTGGAACAGAGCCTGATCAATTTCTTATATCCGTATCCGGTGAAAAACTAGGGGTTCAGCCATTGATCGACTGCGCTAGCGATGGATATATGACTGAAATTCACCCTCAGGCTGAGGCTTGGTTTGCAAAAGTGATTGATCGGCTCGAACAGGGTTTATTGCTGATGATTGACTACGGCTTTCGCCAGCAGGAGTATTACCACCCGCAACGAAATACCGGCACACTCATGGCACACTTCCATCATCAAGCACTAAGCAATGTACTTGCCCTACCCGGTATCTCGGATATTACCTGTCACATTAATTTCTCGAACCTATTGCATTCAATTGAGAACGAAGAAAATTCTCAGTCATTTTTTTCTAGCCAAGCATCGTACTTATTGGATGCTGGTATTGCCGATCTAGTATTGCAGCAATCCGACCCGCGCGACCCTCAACAGATGATCGCCATATCGAATGGAATACAGAAATTAATCTCTGAGGCGGAAATGGGGGAACTCTTTAAAGTATTGGCTTTTGGCAAGAACTTAAAGGGTCTTGGTTTAGACCTCTACGCACTCCCTGGCTTTGGGGGTCGTAACCGGGTTTATTAA
- a CDS encoding dihydroneopterin aldolase: MHSLLSHPSLIHCRRLFLKDYEVYINIGVHDFEKRAEQRVIFNVEIYVPLELNTPKQDRLEEVLDYDFIRKTIAERVKRGHIHLQETLCDEIVAAILEHPNVMAVRVSTAKPDVYPDCEAVGVEVFKMKQSQG; this comes from the coding sequence ATGCACTCCTTACTATCTCATCCAAGCCTGATTCATTGTCGACGCCTCTTTTTGAAAGACTATGAGGTTTATATCAATATTGGTGTACATGATTTTGAGAAGCGCGCTGAGCAGAGGGTGATCTTTAATGTCGAGATTTATGTTCCCTTGGAACTAAATACCCCGAAGCAAGATCGCTTAGAAGAGGTACTTGATTATGATTTCATTCGCAAAACCATTGCAGAGCGCGTTAAACGCGGCCATATTCATTTACAAGAAACCCTCTGTGATGAAATCGTGGCAGCAATTCTTGAGCATCCAAATGTGATGGCAGTCCGAGTTAGTACTGCAAAGCCCGATGTCTATCCAGATTGTGAGGCAGTTGGCGTTGAAGTCTTTAAGATGAAGCAATCGCAAGGCTAA
- a CDS encoding 5-formyltetrahydrofolate cyclo-ligase yields MHTPIHQIRQDLLSQRTSFARSPQFDSAYTHFLSHFHEFLFQDAGMYQSIAFCWPYREELDLRQPLRKWRSSNSDRCLLLPKVRADRQLSFYTWSDSDPLIHNTYGIAEPDPTASGVQPKNPDCILIPCVGWLSYQNRYWRLGYGGGYFDRTIASLKQAGHRFTTVGIAFDWQALDLDRWTPEAHDQALDLLITNTGVYRNPIKS; encoded by the coding sequence ATGCATACCCCTATTCATCAAATTCGACAGGATCTTTTGAGTCAGCGCACGTCATTTGCTCGATCCCCCCAATTTGATTCTGCATACACCCATTTTTTATCGCATTTTCATGAATTTCTGTTCCAAGACGCAGGGATGTATCAATCCATTGCATTTTGCTGGCCCTATCGCGAGGAACTTGATCTACGCCAGCCCCTGCGTAAGTGGCGATCCTCGAACTCAGATCGATGCCTCCTGTTACCTAAAGTTAGGGCTGATCGGCAGTTGAGTTTTTATACCTGGTCGGACTCCGACCCCCTGATTCACAATACCTATGGGATTGCGGAACCCGATCCGACCGCAAGCGGTGTACAACCCAAGAACCCCGACTGCATCCTAATCCCCTGTGTTGGATGGCTGAGTTATCAGAATCGATACTGGCGGCTTGGATATGGAGGAGGCTATTTCGATCGCACCATTGCTTCTTTAAAGCAAGCAGGGCATCGATTTACAACGGTTGGTATTGCGTTTGACTGGCAAGCACTGGATCTTGATCGCTGGACTCCCGAAGCTCATGACCAAGCACTAGACCTGCTGATCACAAATACTGGAGTCTATCGAAACCCGATTAAGTCTTAG
- a CDS encoding complex I NDUFA9 subunit family protein, translating into MKHDILLIGGSGFVGKAISQKLQSKGYSVLIPSRRYSAMRDLRLLPSVTLVEADVNQPGVIERLCGDVKPHGAVINLVGILQDQVAKPYGSGFKRAHVDLPQAIIEAMKAKQLRRYLHMSALGADSNGPSMYQRSKGDGENRVRASSLDWTIFRPSVIFGEHDQFINTFANLAKIFPVIPLAYSYAKFQPVSVNDVASAFVIALTHPITIHQSYDLVGPEVFTMKQLVEFAARKAGKDRLIVSLPDWVGYLQALAFEFGPGPTLMSRDNIASMSIPNVLPAGGKDALVDEFRITKQRIESLLT; encoded by the coding sequence ATGAAACATGACATTTTATTAATTGGCGGGAGCGGCTTTGTTGGTAAAGCCATTAGCCAGAAGCTACAAAGCAAAGGCTACTCCGTCTTGATTCCATCGCGGCGTTATAGCGCCATGCGCGACCTTCGACTATTACCCAGTGTGACCTTAGTTGAGGCAGATGTGAATCAGCCTGGAGTCATTGAGCGATTGTGTGGGGATGTAAAGCCCCACGGGGCGGTTATCAACTTAGTTGGGATCTTGCAAGATCAAGTAGCGAAACCATATGGCTCTGGTTTTAAAAGAGCCCATGTGGATTTGCCTCAGGCAATCATTGAGGCCATGAAAGCTAAGCAACTCAGACGCTATCTGCATATGAGTGCTTTGGGTGCCGATTCGAATGGCCCTTCAATGTACCAACGCAGCAAAGGCGACGGTGAGAATCGGGTGCGAGCCAGTAGTTTAGATTGGACCATTTTTAGACCATCGGTCATTTTTGGAGAGCATGATCAGTTCATTAATACCTTTGCTAATCTAGCGAAGATATTTCCGGTGATTCCATTGGCATATTCATATGCAAAGTTTCAGCCAGTGAGCGTAAATGATGTTGCTAGTGCGTTTGTCATAGCTCTAACTCACCCCATTACCATTCATCAGAGCTATGATTTGGTCGGTCCTGAGGTGTTCACGATGAAACAGTTGGTTGAGTTTGCGGCTCGCAAAGCGGGTAAGGATCGCCTCATTGTTTCATTACCAGATTGGGTTGGATACCTGCAGGCCTTGGCATTTGAGTTTGGCCCGGGCCCCACCCTAATGTCACGTGACAATATTGCCTCTATGAGTATTCCCAATGTATTGCCCGCGGGCGGAAAAGACGCTTTGGTTGATGAGTTTAGGATTACCAAACAGCGTATTGAGAGTTTACTCACTTGA
- a CDS encoding SDR family oxidoreductase, whose amino-acid sequence MKTMADRTVLVTGAAKRLGREIALYFAREGWNVIIHYGQSAQDAEAVVDEMHGLGVKAMVLQANLSRQAEIETLIKKSIDQFSRIDCLINSAAIFEYDRPSQDGHLVSADLIERHTQINLAAPVLMAQAMFCHLKTQPISKDFVPATIQILDQKLINLNPDYFSYTLSKSALLTATEMMARDFAPYMRSVGLAPGITLPSGDQSQSEFEKAHQVTPLGHSSSAQDIASAAFFLANANSITGTTLYVDGGQHLLASDRDVMFKIK is encoded by the coding sequence ATGAAAACAATGGCAGATCGAACAGTATTGGTCACGGGGGCAGCTAAGCGCCTTGGTCGAGAAATCGCCTTGTATTTTGCTCGTGAGGGCTGGAATGTCATTATTCATTATGGCCAATCCGCCCAAGACGCCGAAGCCGTTGTTGATGAGATGCATGGATTGGGAGTCAAAGCAATGGTGTTGCAGGCAAATCTATCACGCCAAGCAGAGATCGAAACTCTAATCAAAAAAAGTATCGACCAATTCTCAAGAATTGATTGCTTGATTAACAGTGCTGCGATTTTTGAATACGATCGGCCGAGCCAAGATGGTCATCTAGTGAGCGCAGACCTGATTGAGCGGCATACTCAAATTAATCTAGCGGCTCCAGTATTAATGGCACAAGCAATGTTTTGTCACCTTAAGACTCAGCCAATCAGCAAAGACTTTGTTCCTGCAACGATCCAAATACTGGATCAAAAGTTAATCAACTTAAATCCAGATTATTTTTCGTATACGCTTTCCAAAAGTGCATTATTGACTGCAACCGAAATGATGGCCCGCGATTTTGCACCATATATGCGCTCCGTTGGTTTGGCCCCTGGAATTACTCTGCCATCGGGTGATCAAAGTCAATCTGAGTTTGAGAAAGCCCATCAGGTCACTCCGCTGGGGCATTCATCTAGTGCGCAGGATATTGCGAGCGCCGCATTTTTCTTAGCCAATGCCAATTCGATTACGGGCACCACGCTGTATGTCGATGGCGGACAACATTTACTAGCATCTGATCGCGATGTGATGTTCAAAATTAAATAA
- a CDS encoding polynucleotide adenylyltransferase, giving the protein MKIYQVGGAVRDRLLGRAVHDVDYVVVGTTADEMMQKGFRPVGSHFPVFLHPITNAEYALARTERKTAPGHQGFTFHADPSVTLEEDLQRRDLTINAMAQEVNKSGEPVGEIVDPYGGQADLGAGVLRHVSNAFLEDPLRVLRVTRFAARFPDFQIAPETLILMRRMVEARELETLSKERIWQELARAMEETEPLRFIETLNQCNALADVLPASFEKWWHQEELQKSIRHAMHLVVAARPELNQRIACLLRTIPPAEIQEWARGSKVPNEIAEYCQIAADFESVHSKLIPTDILAFFNRADLWRKPHRITELLTLFEALGIDMAVWQKLVSNLMGIDAGQIAKSVSQRSNTNELGKAIHAELERVRLLTIQEALS; this is encoded by the coding sequence TTGAAGATTTATCAAGTTGGCGGTGCGGTGCGGGACCGTTTGCTTGGAAGAGCGGTTCATGATGTTGATTACGTGGTGGTTGGCACCACAGCCGATGAAATGATGCAAAAAGGATTTCGGCCAGTGGGTAGTCATTTCCCAGTGTTTTTACATCCCATCACGAATGCGGAATATGCCCTAGCTAGGACGGAACGCAAAACAGCACCGGGCCACCAGGGCTTTACTTTTCATGCAGACCCAAGCGTGACTCTGGAGGAGGATCTACAAAGACGCGACTTGACCATCAATGCCATGGCCCAAGAGGTCAACAAGAGCGGTGAGCCAGTCGGGGAGATTGTCGATCCTTATGGTGGTCAGGCTGACCTAGGGGCAGGTGTATTACGGCACGTCTCGAATGCCTTTTTAGAAGACCCTTTAAGGGTATTGCGCGTCACCCGATTTGCAGCACGTTTTCCAGATTTTCAGATCGCCCCCGAGACCCTCATTCTTATGAGACGAATGGTTGAAGCGCGTGAATTAGAAACCTTATCAAAGGAGCGCATCTGGCAAGAACTAGCGCGCGCTATGGAAGAAACAGAGCCGCTCCGTTTTATCGAAACACTCAATCAGTGCAATGCCCTAGCAGATGTTTTGCCAGCCAGCTTTGAGAAATGGTGGCATCAGGAAGAACTTCAAAAGAGCATTCGGCATGCAATGCATTTGGTTGTCGCGGCGCGCCCCGAGCTAAATCAGCGTATCGCCTGTTTATTAAGAACCATTCCTCCAGCCGAAATCCAGGAGTGGGCTCGTGGGTCGAAGGTGCCAAATGAGATCGCTGAATATTGCCAGATTGCGGCGGATTTTGAGTCAGTCCACTCCAAATTAATTCCAACCGATATTCTGGCATTTTTTAATCGGGCTGATTTGTGGAGAAAGCCTCATCGCATCACTGAACTGCTCACTCTTTTTGAGGCTCTGGGCATTGATATGGCAGTTTGGCAAAAGCTAGTTAGTAATTTGATGGGTATTGATGCCGGACAAATTGCGAAGTCTGTAAGCCAACGCTCAAACACCAATGAATTGGGTAAAGCAATTCATGCAGAGCTTGAGAGGGTGCGTCTCTTGACCATTCAAGAAGCGCTGTCTTAA